From one Mytilus galloprovincialis chromosome 13, xbMytGall1.hap1.1, whole genome shotgun sequence genomic stretch:
- the LOC143056326 gene encoding uncharacterized protein LOC143056326 has translation MNECDIFTCPICLEKLKSPKTLPCSHNFCETCIGEFISSTERQTGHKLSSYPCPVCRSVVTNTNRVHDATQCASSVPNCLTISAQMNQSENTKQECHLCKRQNNQHVASYWCRECNEAFCDECLRLHNLMKISADHTVVHIEEINNCASGGEPDFSPISDKCSIHNSKILEAFCFDHQELCCLLCLTIQHRKCENIQAIEELTNLNTDGIDFLKYELKEVKAKVKELIEEKISNYEKLDNSFQAIELAAKASAASIKDSVDILLASFLKELHMSREAQKTNFEAKIKTTENLLSRVVSLTKTTESVRDNGTLNQMFIHLKKSKPQLKSKIVETSNILNVKTAVEARFAVNKIFHQVEKAVSFGQTEVICNVPIDLNEFVNFNPLDTGTITNIKLRHKKTLSFEFDVNTVCMMNSIILVGSQYGVLNAVDCVTSKCIAKTTFNEGIKRLTCDIENLTIYVSCYDAYIYTCKIEQNRFALRQEIRNSSRQALTGGLCIFNGFMHIIVGKSLQRINNENKEIGLQKCFDTHTNCENKFNGLATDIKNKRLLYTSDTDQVVAIQIDGTKIFSYKDENMKKIVAVAVNNQGCIIACDLSGALHAISEDGYQRKTLLDEFNKIKAPHDVCFDKSGKVLLVCGDRFLEIYDVLF, from the coding sequence ATGAATGAATGTGATATTTTCACTTGTCCGATATGTTTAGAGAAACTGAAATCTCCTAAAACTCTACCATGTTCACACAATTTTTGTGAAACATGTATCGGTGAGTTTATTTCATCAACAGAACGTCAGACAGGACATAAACTTTCGAGTTATCCATGTCCCGTCTGTAGATCAGTTGTAACGAATACAAATAGAGTGCACGATGCAACGCAATGTGCATCGTCTGTACCCAATTGTTTAACAATTTCAGCACAAATGAACCAATCAGAAAATACGAAACAAGAGTGTCATCTGTGCAAAAGACAAAACAATCAACATGTGGCATCATACTGGTGTCGGGAATGCAATGAAGCGTTTTGTGACGAATGCTTGAGACTTCACAACCTTATGAAGATTTCTGCAGACCATACAGTTGTACATATCGAAGAAATAAATAACTGTGCTAGTGGAGGCGAGCCTGATTTTAGTCCAATATCCGATAAATGTTCAATTCATAATTCTAAAATATTGGAAGCCTTCTGTTTTGATCATCAGGAACTTTGCTGTTTGCTTTGCTTAACTATACAGCATAGGAAATGCGAAAATATCCAGGCTATTGAAGAACTGACAAATCTTAACACGGATGgaatagattttttaaaatatgaattgaaAGAAGTAAAAGCTAAAGTTAAAGAACTTATTGAAGAAAAGATAAGCAATTATGAAAAACTCGATAATTCTTTTCAAGCGATCGAGTTGGCTGCTAAAGCATCCGCTGCTTCAATAAAAGACAGTGTGGATATTCTACTGGCTTCATTTTTAAAGGAACTACATATGTCACGTGAAGCACAAAAAACTAATTTCGAAGCGAAGATAAAAACTACTGAAAATCTACTGAGCCGTGTTGTTTCATTGACGAAGACTACAGAGTCTGTTCGAGACAATGGTACCTTGAATCAAAtgtttattcatttgaaaaaatcgAAACCTCAATTAAAGTCTAAAATCGTTGAAACAAGcaatattttaaatgtaaaaacagCCGTGGAAGCGAGATTTGCTGTCAATAAAATATTTCACCAAGTAGAAAAAGCAGTCAGTTTCGGGCAAACCGAAGTGATATGTAATGTACCAATTGACCTGAATGAATTCGTGAACTTTAATCCATTGGATACCGGCACAATaacaaacataaaattgagacataaaaaaaCTCTGTCATTTGAGTTTGATGTTAATACTGTATGTATGATGAACTCGATTATCTTGGTTGGCAGTCAATATGGAGTGTTAAATGCGGTTGATTGTGTGACTAGCAAATGTATAGCGAAAACTACTTTCAACGAAGGGATAAAAAGACTGACTTGCGACATCGAAAACCTTACAATTTATGTTTCGTGTTATGATGCATACATATATACTTGCAAGATAGAACAAAATAGATTTGCATTACGTCAGGAAATTAGAAATAGCAGCAGGCAGGCGCTTACTGGTGGGCTTTGCATCTTTAATGGATTCATGCATATTATCGTTGGGAAAAGCCTGCAAAGgataaataatgaaaacaaagaaataggCTTACAAAAGTGTTTTGACACACATACAAACTGTGAGAATAAATTTAATGGACTTGCGACTGATATAAAAAACAAACGTTTACTTTATACATCTGATACCGACCAAGTAGTAGCAATACAGATAGATGGCACAAAAATATTTTCCTACAAAGACGAAAATATGAAGAAGATAGTTGCCGTTGCCGTTAATAACCAAGGTTGTATAATAGCATGTGATCTGTCTGGTGCATTGCATGCTATCTCAGAAGATGGATATCAAAGGAAAACTCTGTTAGATGAGTTTAACAAAATCAAAGCTCCACATGATGTTTGTTTTGATAAGTCTGGCAAAGTTTTGTTAGTTTGTGGCGATAGGTTTTTAGaaatatatgatgttttgttttaa